Genomic DNA from Streptomyces sp. GS7:
ATGGACGCCTCGCCGTGGTGATGGGCAAAGAAACCCTCAGCGGCCTTGACGTCTTGCTGGCTCCAGCCTGGCGGCTCGGCCGCGGCCGTGTCCAGGAACTCGCGCAACCGCTGCGGCAGGTGCGAGTTGTCCTGGCCCGGCTTCAGCGTCCCGATCGTGCGGAACAAACCGTTGATGCCATCGACCTCCTTGTTGTCGATCAGGTCGGACACCAAGGCATCGGCAAGTGGGTCACCTGCCTTGTTCGCTGCTTCCAACTCCGTCGCGACCGTTTCAACCGTCAAAGCCACCGTGTAAAGCTCCGTTCATCGTGGTCAAGGGAATACGCCTCAGACAGGCGTAGCTCGATCTCGACGCCAGCCGGCTCCGACCACCGCAGGGCCCGGGGTGCACGGCTCACGCACAGCCGTACAAAAACCGCGCTTTGGGGCCTCACCAGAGGGCAGAGCAGTTCTGGGCAAGATCTCCGGCCGCAATCTTTCCCACGGACGAACTGACCGACGATCCCTCAATCGAGGTATCAGGGGGTACGCCCGCGCGCATCAGGGCGCACGCCCCGGAACTCGCGGCCCCGCCATGGCCGACGGGCGGGTGCAGAGTCGCGGCTTCCGGCCCTCGATTCCGAGGCCGGCATGCTGCGTGTCGAGGTCGTTGATGCGTGCGCAGGGCGTGCGCCCGCCGTGGGTACATGGCCCGGGGAGGTCGAGTCGGGGCGGGCCTGCTGCTGGTGGAGACGGCCGCCGACTCCTGTGGTGTCATGCCTGGCCCGGCGGCTGGCATGGCGGTGTGCTCAGGAACGGTGTCGCGGCCGTCGGCGTCGCGTGTGGACTCGCGGTGACCGGCGTAGCGGGAACCGGTGTGGCACAGGCTGCCACGCCGGCCTCCGTGTCGGTCAGCCACGGGATGAAGGCGGCGGACCAACTGTCCCTGCAGCAACTCCTCGCCGCGGCCGCGGACGAGGTCCACATGACGTTCCCGAACGCCACGCTCATGGTGGCCGACGGCAGCTCGCCCGGCGCCAAGACCCAGGACATGTCGCAGGTGACCGACTGGCGGCTCGTCTACAACATGCCAACCACAAGGCAGCTCCGCACCACCACAGTCACCAAGAGTGCAACACCGTCTTCGGCACCTCCTACCGCAGGCGGGTGATCTGAGCCGAGGCCCTGTTCCGATGTCCGGCACCGGCAACGACCACCCGGTCGAGACTCCCGCTCGACGAGCACCGCGCAAGTCCGCATAAAACAGAGGCGTCCCCGCCACAGCAGCCTTTCGGGGCGTCGCGCAAGCGGGCTCCCTGCAGGCTGACATCGTCCAGCCATGATTTGATCACGTCGGCGCCCTCCAGCGGGACGGCCGGAATGACTCAGGAGCCCGCGCGCCGCGCCAGGTCGGCCACCAGTTTCACCACGCTCCCCGCGCCGTCCTCCTTCGCCATCCGCCGAGCGGACGCCGCTGCCCGCTTGCGGTAGGACGGCTGTGCGACGGCCTGCCGGATCGCCCCGGCGAGCCGCTCCGCGGTGAGCTCGCCGAACGGGATCGGCTCGACCGCCACCCCGATCGCCGCCAGCCGCCCGGCCCAGAACGGCTGATCCGCCGTCACAGGCACAGGAACGGACGGCACTCCGGCCCGGAGCCCCGCCGCCGCCGTCCCGGCACCCGCGTGGTGGACGACGGCCGCCATCCTCGGGAACAGCGCGGCATGCCCGATCGACCCCACCGTCAGCACGTCGTCCGAGTCGGCGGCCAACCCGGCCCATCCGCTCTGGAGCACGCCCCGCAGCCCCGCCGACCGCAGCGCCTCCACCGCGATCCGGCTCAGCCGCTCACCCTGTCCGGAGCCCATGCTCCCGAAGCCGATGAACACCGGCGCAGTACCGGCCGCCAGGAATTCCTCCACCTCCCTGGGAAGAGCTTCCGGCCCGGCGGGCCACCAGTTGCCCACCACCTCCAGCCCTGGCCGCCAGTCCACTGGGCGCCCCACCACCGCGGCGCTGAACCCGTGGAGCACGGGCCACTGCTCCCGTTCCAGCCTGCGGCGCATCGCTTGGCCGGAAAGCGGTGGCAGACCGAGCCGCCTCCGCAACTCCCGTACGGCGTCGCGGTGGATCCGATCCACCACCCCGAGCGCGACCCGCCCCGCCGCCCGGTTCCCCCACCGGCCGAGCGAGCGGGCGCCCCCGACCACCGGCGCGAACTCCCCGGTGGGCTCCACCGGTTGCAGATACACCCCGACGCTCGCCGCCCCCACGGCCTCCGCCACATGCCAGCCCAGCGGCGCGGTCGTGGTGGAGAGCAGCAACACATCCACCTGCGGATCGGCCACCTCGGTGATCCCTCGCCCCAGCTCCCCGACGAACGCCTTCGCCTTGCGGATCAGCCCGCCCTTCCCTTGCGCCGCCGCCCCGTCCGCCCGCGGATCCCCCGGGAGCGGCCGGTACTCCAGTCCGCACTGCTCCACCATTGAGGCATAACTCCTGTGCGTCGCCAGCGCGACCTCGTGCCCTGTCCCTGACAGCCGTACGCCGAGCCCGGTGTACGGCGCCACGTCGCCGTGGGAACCCGCCGCGGTGATCAGAATGCGCATCCCTCAGCCCTCCACCGTGCGCTCGGCGTTGGCGTGGACCGCGCCGTGCAGGAAGTGCGCCAGGCCGGGCAGTTGCTCGGACGGCGGGACGAGCATCGCGAAGGCCCGGGGATCGGCCAGGTAATGGTCCGCGATCCTGCGGTGCGCATCCGGCGGGCACGGGGTGAACCACCGCTCGACATGGGCCCGGTGCTGCTCGGCCAGGTCCATCGCCCGCTCGCCGTCGGTCGGTTGGCCGTCCTCGAATGCGGCGATCAGCTCCCGCCGCCAGGCCGCCAACTCGGCCATCAGCCGCCGCCAGTCCTCCTTGGTGTGCTTGGCCGCCCGGGCCATCGACTCCCGATGCCCCGCGCTGTCACCCCACTTGAGCTGGGCGTCGGTCGCATAGCTGAGGTCCCAATCGACCGCGCCGAAGATGTCGAACCGCTCCTCGGGGGTCAGCCGGACCCCGGTCCGCTCCACCTCGATGGCCCGCTCGGCTACCTCGACCAGCTTCTGCAGCTTCGTGATCTGCTCCTTGAGCTGCCCGTGGCGCTCGCTGAGGCGGTCGAGCGCACTTGCCCGCGGATCCGCCAGGATGCCGGGGATCTCCTCGAGCGGGAAGCCGAGCTCCCGGTAGAAGAGGATCTGCTGAAGTCTGGCCAGGTCGGCGTCGTTGTAGAGCCGGTACCCGGCCGTGCTGCGCTCGCTTGGTGACAGCAACCCCGCCCGGTCGTAGTAGTGCAGCGTGCGCACGGTTACCCCGGCGAATCCGGCGACCTGTCCCACGGAGTAGCTCATGCCCTGCTCAGCCATGCCCGATCTCCCTCCCGATCGCCTCCATGCTGAAGCCTGACGTGAGGAGAGGGTCAAGCCGGGACCGGGTCAGAACCGCGAGGAGCCCTGGGCACGGCGAATGGGTGAGCGGGCCCCGGCGACGCGCGGCAGGCCGCGACTGGAGTACTACTGTAGTGCCGCATCAGGCAACGTTGGCCCTGTTCACGACCCCGCAAAGGCGTTCGTCGGCGGCGTGGTTGTTCCGCCGGACGAGGTAGCGGCGGGTCATACTGCTCTGCTCTTTGTGGCTGGCACGGGCGGTGCCGTCGAGTGTGGAGTAACGCAGGGCGGTGAACTGGGCCTCGATGCGGTTGAGCCAGGAGCTGGTGGTCGGCGTGTAGGCGAACTCGACGTTGCCGGCCGCGGCCCGGTCGCCGACCGCGGTGTCCTTCTGCGTGGTCAAGTGCGGAGAGAAAATGTCGAGCACGATGGCGATGCGGATCTCGGGAGGGTAGAGGCAGCATCTCGGCCCCGGCCGGTGCACGGTGGCAGGCATTGATGGGGCCACTGCTCCGGCACAGCACCGACGTTGTCGGCTTGATCCTCTCTGGGCGGCACGGCGTCCGCCGCGGCTGCGCCACTTCCCTTCTGCTGGCACCCGGGGTTCTCGCCCTGGGCAGCCCACTGGCCCTGGGCTGTTCCGCACTGAGCGGGAACGGTCGCTGTTGACGGGCGTTGCCGCGCATGCTGTAGCGAGGCTCCCCGGCCTTGCCTCCGGTCAGGTCGTCCTGCTGCTGGGACACCTCGCACACGGTACGGGATGGCCGATACCGCAGGGCGGCAGCATCCGTATTGCCCAGGCGCTGGCCGACGACATCACGGCACGCGGCGGTGCGATGCGCACCGGGTGTCACATTGCCGATCTGAGGGAACTGAGCCACGCGGGCGTAGCGTTGCTCGACACGAGCCCGAATGGATTCCTGCGGATTGCCGGCGGCCGGCTGCCCTTCCGCTGTCAGCGACGGCTCGCGCGCGTCCGCTACGGTCCCAGCGCCGCCAAGCCCGACTTCCTCGTATCCGTCCCGGTCCTCTGGAGCGACCCCGAGTTCGGCAAGGCGGGGAGTTCACCTCGGCGGCGCGCAGCACTCCCCGGAAACTCGAACAAACCCACCGGCAGCACACAGCACTCACGCCACACCGACCGCCCGCAACCACCAGCACAAGCCCCGAAGCTCACTTCTCAACCGCCACAGACCACGTCAGGCGCCTCCTGACCGGGCCTGTCCGACCCTGACCCATCGGACAGGCCCCAGAAGCCTTCCGCTCACCGGTCGGGCGGGTTGCCTGATCGAACCGGGTTCCGGATCGGGTGGACGGGCGGCGTCCGTACGTGACGGGGCCGCGCCTTTCGCCGCGTCAGCCCAGCAGCCCGGCCAGCACCGCCGTGGTCGCGTTCAGCAACTGCTCGGAGGTCGGGCCGCCCGCGGCGGTGCGGGCCAGCAGGCCCTCGCGGGCGGCCAGGATGACCTCGGCGGCCTGCTCGGCGGAGGCCCCGGGCGGTACCAGTTCCGGCAGGACCCGCTCCAGCAGGGCCGCCAGCGCCGCCGTCACCGCGCGGTCGTGCACGGCGACCCGCTCGGCGAGTTCGGATGTACGGGCGGCCAACAGGCGGAACTCCAGGAAGAGCAGAATCCACCCGGTTTCGGCGGCCTCGACCCGCAGCAGGGCCTCGACCAGCCGCCGCGCCCGCTCCTCGGGCCCCAACTGCTCGGCCGCGGCCGCCAGGTGCTCCAGCTCGGTCATCCGCTCGGCCGCCTGTTCGTCGAAGAGCGCCAGCAGCAGGTCCTCCTTGGTGGCGAAGTTCGAGTAGAAGGCCCCGCGGGTGTAGCCGGCGGCGGTGCAGATGTCCTCGATGCTCGTCCGCGCATATCCCGCGGACAGGAACAACTCGCCCGCCGCCGACAGGATGCGGGCTCTGGTGTGGACGCGGCGCCGCGGGGGCCGGGGCGCGGAGGGGTCGACCGGGGAGGGATTCACGCCATCACGATACATGCTGTATTTAATATGGGTCGTATTGAAACGAGGTTGTGAGAGGACCACCGCCATGAGCCGACTGCTGATCACCGACGCCCACCTGCTCCACCCCGAGACCGGTAACCGAACCGACCCGGCCTGGATCGAGGTCGCCGACGGCCGGATCGCCGCCACCGGCACCGGCCGCCCGCCCGGCACCGCACAGGACGTACGGGTGCTCAACGCGGCCGGCGCCACCGTGCTGCCCGGCCTGATCGACGCCCACGTCCACCTGATGGTCACCTCCCTCGACCTCTCCGCCATCGCCTCCTGGACCCCCGGATACCTGACCGTCCGGGCTCTCGCGGAAGCCGAACGGATGCTGCGCCGCGGCTTCACCACCGTCCGCGACGTCGGCGGCGCCGACCACGGCATGGCCCGGGCCCTGGCCGAAGGGCTGGCGCTCGGCCCGCGGCTCGTCCACGGCGGAAAGGCGCTCTCCCAGACCGGCGGCCACGGCGACCTGCGCCCGCTCGGTGACGACTCGGTGCCCTGCTGCGAGAGCCGCCCCCACTTCGCCCGGATCGCGGACGGCGTCGACGCCGTCCGCGCGGCGGCCCGGGACGAGTTCCGCAAGGGCGCCGCCCATCTGAAGGTGCTGCTCTCCGGCGGCGTGGCCTCACCGCACGACGAGATCGCCGCCGTCCAGTACAGCGAGGAGGAGATACGCGCCGCCGTGGAGGAGGCGGAGAACCACAACCGGTACGTCACCGCGCACGCCTACCACCCGCGCGCCATCGATCGGGCCCTGCGGGCCGGCGTGCGCTGCGTCGAACACGGCAACCTGATCGACGACACGACCATCAACCTGCTGCTGGAGCGGGACGCCTTCCTGGTGCCCACCCTGGTCGCCTACGAGCAGACGGCGAAGCTCAGCCGGCAGTCCGGCCTGCCGGAGTCGTCCTACCGCAAGCTCACCCAGGTCCGCGACCACGGGCTGGCCGCCCTGGAGAAGGCCCATCGTGCGGGCGTCAACCTGGTCTACGGCAGTGACCTGCTCGGGCCGCTGCACTCGGCCCAGTTGGAGGAGTTCACCCTGCGCGCCGAGGTCCAGCCCGCTGCGGATGTGATCCGTTCCGCCACGAGCACGGCGGCCCGCCTGCTGCGGATGGAGGGCGAGATCGGCACCCTCGCACCAGGCGCGCACGCCGACCTGCTCGTCGTGGACGGCGACCCGCTGGCGGACCTGGCCGTCCTCACCCGTCCCGACCGGCACCTGCG
This window encodes:
- a CDS encoding glycosyltransferase yields the protein MRILITAAGSHGDVAPYTGLGVRLSGTGHEVALATHRSYASMVEQCGLEYRPLPGDPRADGAAAQGKGGLIRKAKAFVGELGRGITEVADPQVDVLLLSTTTAPLGWHVAEAVGAASVGVYLQPVEPTGEFAPVVGGARSLGRWGNRAAGRVALGVVDRIHRDAVRELRRRLGLPPLSGQAMRRRLEREQWPVLHGFSAAVVGRPVDWRPGLEVVGNWWPAGPEALPREVEEFLAAGTAPVFIGFGSMGSGQGERLSRIAVEALRSAGLRGVLQSGWAGLAADSDDVLTVGSIGHAALFPRMAAVVHHAGAGTAAAGLRAGVPSVPVPVTADQPFWAGRLAAIGVAVEPIPFGELTAERLAGAIRQAVAQPSYRKRAAASARRMAKEDGAGSVVKLVADLARRAGS
- a CDS encoding MerR family transcriptional regulator yields the protein MSYSVGQVAGFAGVTVRTLHYYDRAGLLSPSERSTAGYRLYNDADLARLQQILFYRELGFPLEEIPGILADPRASALDRLSERHGQLKEQITKLQKLVEVAERAIEVERTGVRLTPEERFDIFGAVDWDLSYATDAQLKWGDSAGHRESMARAAKHTKEDWRRLMAELAAWRRELIAAFEDGQPTDGERAMDLAEQHRAHVERWFTPCPPDAHRRIADHYLADPRAFAMLVPPSEQLPGLAHFLHGAVHANAERTVEG
- a CDS encoding TetR/AcrR family transcriptional regulator; translated protein: MNPSPVDPSAPRPPRRRVHTRARILSAAGELFLSAGYARTSIEDICTAAGYTRGAFYSNFATKEDLLLALFDEQAAERMTELEHLAAAAEQLGPEERARRLVEALLRVEAAETGWILLFLEFRLLAARTSELAERVAVHDRAVTAALAALLERVLPELVPPGASAEQAAEVILAAREGLLARTAAGGPTSEQLLNATTAVLAGLLG
- a CDS encoding metal-dependent hydrolase family protein; protein product: MSRLLITDAHLLHPETGNRTDPAWIEVADGRIAATGTGRPPGTAQDVRVLNAAGATVLPGLIDAHVHLMVTSLDLSAIASWTPGYLTVRALAEAERMLRRGFTTVRDVGGADHGMARALAEGLALGPRLVHGGKALSQTGGHGDLRPLGDDSVPCCESRPHFARIADGVDAVRAAARDEFRKGAAHLKVLLSGGVASPHDEIAAVQYSEEEIRAAVEEAENHNRYVTAHAYHPRAIDRALRAGVRCVEHGNLIDDTTINLLLERDAFLVPTLVAYEQTAKLSRQSGLPESSYRKLTQVRDHGLAALEKAHRAGVNLVYGSDLLGPLHSAQLEEFTLRAEVQPAADVIRSATSTAARLLRMEGEIGTLAPGAHADLLVVDGDPLADLAVLTRPDRHLRHVVKAGAVL